In a single window of the Acipenser ruthenus chromosome 20, fAciRut3.2 maternal haplotype, whole genome shotgun sequence genome:
- the LOC117963776 gene encoding tumor necrosis factor receptor superfamily member 9-like: MENLRLGFVIIFLFASASSLQLCKQWEDGKNGEVCCNGCESGAYMVKKCGKEQSQLCSPCMQGSFNTDPTKKQCTPCRTCQGILKEDKPCTNVTDAKCTCIEGYRCVSENCERCAKVCQQGQEPTDTGDCQPCPAGKFNTEKNGKCKPWRTECPPGEVVCNNGTAEKDIECEPIPPDADPNISVVIAAVSSMSLAVAAMFGLYVVKVTRKKKEKVGAPESRTRVIQVAQAEEDACSCRYPEEEQGGGEESEDLDSKLMEV; encoded by the exons ATGGAAAACCTGCGTCTTGGATTTGTTATCATCTTTCTATTCGCTAGTGCCAGCAGCCTGCAGCTCTGCAAGCAATGGGAAGATGGTAAAAACGGGGAGGTGTGCTGTAACGGTTGTGAATCAG GCGCCTACATGGTCAAGAAGTGTGGGAAAGAGCAGAGTCAGCTGTGCAGTCCCTGCATGCAGGGCTCCTTCAACACAGATCCCACCAAGAAACAGTGCACCCCCTGCAGGACCTGCCAAG GTATACTGAAGGAAGACAAGCCCTGTACGAATGTAACGGATGCAAAGTGCACTTGTATCGAGGGCTACAGGTGTGTAAGTGAGAACTGTGAAAGATGTGCCAAGGTGTGCCAACAAGGACAGGAGCCCACAGACACAG GAGACTGCCAGCCGTGCCCTGCAGGCAAGTTCAACACTGAGAAGAATGGGAAGTGTAAACCCTGGAGAACAGA ATGCCCCCCGGGAGAGGTCGTGTGCAACAACGGCACGGCAGAAAAGGATATTGAGTGTGAGCCCATCCCcccag ATGCAGACCCGAACATCTCTGTGGTCATTGCTGCTGTTAGCTCCATGTCCCTGGCCGTGGCTGCCATGTTTGGGCTGTACGTGGTCAAAGTGACCAGGAAGAAAAAGGAGAAAGTCGGAGCGCCAG AGTCCAGGACTCGAGTGATTCAGGTGGCCCAGGCAGAGGAGGATGCCTGCAGCTGCCGCTACCCGGAGGAGGAGCAGGGAGGCGGGGAGGAATCGGAGGATCTGGACAGCAAGCTCATGGAGGTGTGA